From Sandaracinaceae bacterium, the proteins below share one genomic window:
- a CDS encoding metalloregulator ArsR/SmtB family transcription factor — protein MPHAATNIDAVFRALSDPTRREVVARLAHGPRSVSELAAPFDMKLPSFVRHLKLLEQAGLVRSEKRGRVRTCRLEPEGLTTAVNWLSEQRSLWERRLDQLDDYLLTLRDEET, from the coding sequence ATGCCCCACGCTGCCACGAACATCGACGCCGTCTTTCGCGCGCTCTCCGACCCGACCCGCCGCGAGGTGGTCGCACGGTTGGCGCACGGGCCGCGCTCGGTGAGCGAGCTCGCCGCTCCGTTCGACATGAAGCTCCCCTCGTTCGTGCGGCACTTGAAGCTGCTCGAGCAGGCGGGGCTCGTGCGCTCGGAGAAGCGGGGGCGGGTGCGGACGTGTCGGCTCGAACCCGAGGGGCTGACCACCGCCGTGAACTGGCTCTCCGAGCAACGCTCACTCTGGGAGCGACGGCTCGATCAGCTCGACGACTACCTACTCACGCTGAGGGATGAAGAGACATGA
- a CDS encoding EAL domain-containing protein, producing the protein MTKISADKTTTPFNVLFVDDDADILRTFGRFMRAKGHEIQLAASVAGALAVIEREQIEAVVTDLSMPGANGLELIRAIRERDVDLPVIVVTGQPDVESASEAVELRAFRYFTKPVDVERLHEALRRAVTTYRLVNVRRRAAETHRSEQDGASAEVERRFRSGMEGLWMAYQPLVAADTLETFGFEALLRTNEKTISHPGVFLEMAARLGTLHQLGRMTRSRAATDVMLRLEQGMLFVNLSAADLADPNLFSADAPLSRIASRVVLELTEREGLEGVVDVGERVAELRRLGFKIAIDDLGAGYSALSYFASLEPELVKLDMSLVRDIDQRPVKQRTVLSLVQLAHSLGIEVVAEGVETPAECKVLRSLECDYLQGFLFARPGPPFPVLTWRPDPEAGA; encoded by the coding sequence ATGACAAAGATCTCGGCTGACAAAACGACCACTCCCTTCAACGTCCTGTTCGTCGATGACGACGCCGACATCCTACGCACGTTCGGACGCTTCATGCGCGCGAAGGGCCATGAGATCCAGTTGGCGGCGTCGGTCGCCGGGGCGCTCGCCGTCATCGAACGCGAGCAGATTGAAGCCGTCGTAACGGATTTGTCGATGCCCGGCGCCAACGGCTTGGAACTCATCCGTGCGATCCGGGAACGCGACGTAGACCTGCCCGTCATCGTCGTCACTGGCCAGCCAGACGTCGAGTCGGCGAGCGAAGCGGTGGAGTTGCGAGCGTTCCGCTACTTCACCAAGCCCGTTGACGTCGAGCGACTCCACGAGGCACTACGCCGTGCGGTCACGACATACCGCCTCGTGAACGTACGCCGGAGGGCGGCTGAGACGCACCGCTCCGAGCAAGACGGCGCTTCGGCTGAGGTCGAACGCCGCTTCCGCTCCGGAATGGAGGGGCTCTGGATGGCCTACCAACCCCTCGTCGCCGCCGACACGTTGGAGACGTTTGGTTTCGAGGCGCTCTTGCGGACGAACGAGAAGACCATCTCGCACCCGGGCGTCTTCCTCGAGATGGCCGCTCGGTTGGGGACGCTTCATCAGCTCGGCCGGATGACGCGGAGCCGCGCCGCCACGGATGTCATGCTCCGACTCGAGCAAGGTATGCTGTTTGTCAACCTGAGCGCCGCCGACTTGGCTGACCCGAACCTGTTTTCGGCAGACGCTCCTCTGAGCCGCATCGCCTCGCGGGTCGTACTCGAGCTAACCGAGCGCGAGGGCCTCGAAGGCGTCGTCGACGTCGGCGAGCGCGTCGCGGAACTGCGCCGACTTGGCTTCAAGATCGCGATCGATGACCTCGGTGCTGGCTACTCGGCCCTTAGCTACTTCGCCTCGCTCGAACCGGAGCTCGTCAAGCTGGACATGAGTCTCGTGCGCGACATCGACCAACGACCGGTCAAGCAGCGCACTGTACTGTCGCTAGTGCAGTTGGCGCACTCGCTCGGAATAGAGGTGGTCGCCGAGGGGGTGGAGACGCCGGCGGAATGCAAGGTCCTCCGCTCCCTCGAGTGCGACTACCTGCAGGGGTTTCTGTTCGCCCGGCCAGGGCCGCCCTTCCCCGTTCTGACGTGGCGTCCAGACCCGGAAGCAGGCGCATGA
- a CDS encoding helix-turn-helix domain-containing protein, whose protein sequence is MERCSKCGHSELGGVTEDRQVEVAGYVFDVRVDAHACEQCGARYVSLPELERADLLAAAWLAEHGVREREAFRFMRKALGMRAVDLSELLDVAPETVSRWERGALPVEPRACALLGTLVCERVEGHERTLQRLRALREPPEVPAGAVRLPSEAA, encoded by the coding sequence ATGGAACGCTGTTCCAAGTGTGGACACTCCGAGCTCGGGGGTGTCACCGAAGATCGTCAGGTCGAGGTCGCTGGCTACGTGTTCGATGTGCGCGTGGACGCCCACGCGTGTGAGCAATGTGGCGCGCGGTACGTCTCGCTCCCGGAGCTCGAGCGCGCCGATCTTCTCGCCGCCGCATGGCTCGCCGAGCATGGAGTGCGCGAGCGCGAGGCGTTTCGCTTCATGCGCAAGGCGCTCGGGATGCGCGCGGTGGATCTGTCCGAGCTGCTTGATGTCGCACCGGAGACCGTCTCGCGATGGGAGCGAGGTGCGCTCCCCGTGGAGCCCCGCGCCTGCGCGCTGTTGGGGACGCTCGTCTGTGAGCGCGTGGAGGGCCACGAGAGAACGCTCCAACGGCTCCGCGCGCTTCGTGAACCGCCCGAGGTTCCGGCCGGGGCGGTCAGGCTTCCATCCGAGGCGGCCTGA
- a CDS encoding protein kinase: MSRQATACVRICLTRVALPRRITPESNFAASAWPLRCAGRMLRWLQSGTMLAQYRVGSLLGHGGMGHVYAATDTMLDRQVALKVLRRGDRKTLLEEGRALAAIEHDSVVRIYGVDVNGDKPFVAMERIRGESLADVLDCRGALPHDEVLRILDGIARGLDAIHRAGRIHGDVKPANVLIERDTGRVVLTDLGLSRVIARADHLRGGTPEYLAPERARGAPMKAELLPREDVYALAVMAFEMLTGALPFDAPDSQEVLRLQAVARPPRPSRAHSSVTWRIDRAVLHGLEKSPEDRPASASAFVDGLRRAVRDANRPADLLVADDDVGLLELLSVQLTKRLRCSVRTAACGDAAFEAAALRAPDAVIVDLEMPGMNGLEVVAALRQRPGLEGVPFVVVSGRASANDWSLLRRLGAVRFFRKPLDIEGLSAFLRGALHL, encoded by the coding sequence ATGTCACGACAAGCGACGGCCTGTGTGCGGATCTGCCTCACCCGAGTCGCCTTGCCACGGCGGATCACCCCCGAGTCCAACTTTGCAGCCTCGGCATGGCCGTTGCGATGTGCGGGTCGCATGTTGAGGTGGCTCCAGAGCGGGACGATGTTGGCACAATACCGGGTCGGATCGCTTCTTGGCCACGGGGGAATGGGCCACGTCTATGCGGCGACCGACACGATGCTGGATCGGCAGGTGGCGCTAAAGGTGCTGCGAAGAGGGGACCGGAAGACCCTCCTCGAGGAGGGCCGCGCCCTCGCCGCCATCGAGCATGACTCGGTCGTCCGGATCTACGGGGTGGACGTCAACGGCGACAAACCGTTCGTCGCCATGGAACGGATTCGGGGCGAGTCACTCGCCGACGTCCTCGACTGCCGGGGCGCCCTCCCCCACGATGAGGTCCTGCGGATCCTCGACGGGATCGCGCGCGGCCTCGACGCCATCCATCGGGCGGGGCGCATCCACGGTGACGTCAAGCCCGCGAACGTGCTCATCGAGCGGGACACGGGGCGGGTGGTGCTGACGGACCTGGGGCTCTCCCGGGTCATCGCACGCGCGGACCACCTGCGGGGCGGGACGCCGGAGTATCTCGCTCCAGAGCGCGCGCGTGGCGCCCCGATGAAGGCCGAGCTGCTGCCGCGGGAGGACGTCTACGCCCTGGCCGTGATGGCGTTCGAGATGCTCACCGGGGCGCTGCCGTTCGACGCGCCCGACAGCCAGGAGGTGCTCCGGCTCCAGGCGGTCGCGCGCCCGCCGCGTCCGAGCCGCGCTCACTCGAGCGTCACGTGGCGGATCGACCGGGCGGTGCTGCACGGTCTCGAGAAGTCGCCCGAGGACCGGCCCGCAAGCGCGTCCGCCTTCGTCGACGGGCTACGCCGCGCCGTGCGGGACGCCAACCGCCCCGCCGATCTGCTGGTGGCGGACGACGACGTCGGGTTGCTCGAGCTGCTCTCGGTGCAGCTGACCAAGCGGCTGCGATGCAGCGTGCGAACCGCGGCGTGCGGCGACGCGGCGTTCGAGGCCGCCGCCCTCCGTGCCCCCGACGCGGTGATCGTGGACCTCGAGATGCCGGGGATGAACGGCCTCGAGGTCGTCGCGGCGCTCCGGCAGCGCCCGGGCCTCGAGGGCGTCCCCTTCGTCGTGGTCAGCGGCCGGGCTAGCGCCAACGACTGGAGCCTGCTTCGACGGCTCGGTGCGGTCCGCTTCTTTCGGAAGCCGCTCGACATCGAGGGCCTGTCCGCCTTCCTTCGTGGAGCGCTCCACCTCTGA
- a CDS encoding SRPBCC family protein, translating to MTLPPIDPALDLVLEREIDVPPSLVWKAWTTPRHVEQWFVPKPWTISECEIDLRPGGIFRTVMRSPDGEEMPNVGCYLEIVPEQRLVWTDALLPGYRPAPEPFFTAVVSMQARGAGTLYTATAIHRDPAGRERHEEMGFHHGWGTVLDQMVAYAKTI from the coding sequence ATGACCCTGCCCCCCATCGACCCCGCCCTGGACCTCGTGCTCGAGCGCGAGATCGATGTCCCGCCCTCGCTAGTCTGGAAAGCTTGGACCACGCCGCGCCACGTTGAGCAGTGGTTCGTGCCCAAGCCCTGGACGATCAGCGAGTGTGAGATCGACCTCCGCCCCGGGGGAATCTTCCGCACCGTGATGCGCTCGCCCGATGGCGAGGAGATGCCGAACGTCGGGTGCTACCTCGAGATCGTCCCCGAGCAGCGCCTCGTCTGGACGGACGCGCTCCTGCCTGGCTACCGCCCCGCGCCCGAACCGTTCTTTACCGCCGTCGTCTCCATGCAGGCGCGCGGGGCCGGGACGCTCTACACAGCGACCGCGATTCACCGCGATCCAGCGGGACGGGAGCGCCACGAAGAGATGGGCTTCCATCATGGGTGGGGCACGGTGCTTGACCAGATGGTCGCCTACGCAAAGACGATCTGA
- a CDS encoding DUF4258 domain-containing protein: MSVPNSPASVLALVHQLAAQKRILLLWPEGRRADHVDVRMRQRGATARDVQHALENASTCEPGDPEEGERPRWKVTGLDLDADPLTVLIELDGTSFVVVITLY; this comes from the coding sequence ATGAGCGTTCCCAACTCTCCCGCCTCGGTCCTTGCCCTTGTCCACCAACTCGCAGCTCAGAAGCGCATTCTCCTCCTGTGGCCGGAGGGCCGCCGGGCGGATCATGTGGACGTTCGGATGCGCCAGCGAGGGGCGACGGCGCGCGACGTTCAGCACGCGCTCGAGAATGCTTCGACGTGCGAGCCAGGAGACCCAGAGGAGGGGGAGCGTCCACGGTGGAAGGTCACCGGTCTGGACCTCGACGCGGATCCCCTCACTGTTCTCATCGAGCTCGACGGGACGTCGTTCGTCGTCGTGATCACGCTCTACTAG
- a CDS encoding PAS domain-containing protein → MTDSPQPGAELPGALFDAMPQLGWAAGPDGRVERCNARWCAYVGATGEETAGPDWTSIVRSTERPRVTECWRRCLATGEPLDMEVELRRCDGEMRWFLTRVEPMRASGGEVVRWIGTHTDVHDSTLARAALRRAHEAEKRRHERLRRLFEQAPLPIALHEGPEHRYVLANPCARELVGGRDLEGKPLLEAHPELVGQPIVGVLDEVLRTGRGIEQAEAHPVWLQSPEGEPEERWFRASWAPVRAPSGEVEGVLAVGVDLTEQMRLRRELVASEARAVSANQAKDEFLAMLGHELRNPLAPIRTALELMDLHLGEHELRQERDVVERQVGHLVRMVDDLLDVARIARGKLVLKREPLDLARVVGEAVETASPLFESKGHRLTVDVPSGVFVVDGDPDRLSQVMANLLINAAKYTRPGGEVHVSAETKGGAAEVCVRDDGRGLPPELLARLFYPFEQSPQSIARSNGGLGLGLAIALNIVEQHGGTLVAESDGEGQGSTFTVRLPLIDASTLREHERALRAQRRSAQEMATVRRIGRILLVDDNEDAAQLLAARLTKRGYEVTVAYDGARAMEVVAGFQPDVCVLDIGLPVMDGYELAHRLRAELDPTPRFIALTGYGQRADKERAREAGFDRHFTKPVGFQDLVDAIDEEG, encoded by the coding sequence ATGACCGATTCCCCCCAGCCCGGCGCTGAGCTCCCAGGAGCGCTCTTCGATGCGATGCCGCAGCTCGGCTGGGCGGCGGGCCCGGATGGGCGTGTCGAGCGGTGCAACGCTCGCTGGTGCGCCTACGTCGGCGCGACGGGCGAAGAGACGGCGGGTCCGGACTGGACGTCGATCGTAAGGTCCACAGAGCGGCCACGCGTCACCGAGTGCTGGAGGCGGTGCCTCGCCACGGGCGAGCCGCTCGACATGGAGGTCGAGCTGCGGCGATGCGACGGCGAGATGCGTTGGTTCCTGACCCGCGTCGAGCCGATGCGGGCGAGCGGAGGTGAGGTGGTTCGCTGGATCGGCACCCACACCGACGTCCACGACTCGACGCTGGCTCGAGCCGCGCTTCGGCGCGCGCACGAGGCAGAGAAGCGACGACACGAACGCCTTCGACGCCTGTTCGAGCAGGCCCCGCTACCCATCGCGCTCCACGAAGGTCCAGAGCACCGATACGTGCTCGCCAACCCGTGCGCGCGGGAGCTCGTGGGGGGACGCGATCTCGAAGGCAAGCCCCTCCTGGAGGCGCACCCGGAGCTGGTCGGGCAACCCATCGTGGGGGTGCTGGATGAGGTCCTCCGGACGGGGAGAGGCATCGAGCAGGCCGAGGCGCACCCCGTGTGGCTCCAGAGCCCCGAGGGCGAGCCCGAAGAGCGTTGGTTTCGTGCGTCCTGGGCGCCGGTGAGGGCGCCTTCGGGGGAGGTCGAGGGTGTGCTCGCCGTCGGCGTCGACCTGACCGAGCAGATGCGGCTCCGCCGTGAGCTGGTCGCGTCGGAGGCGCGTGCCGTCAGCGCAAACCAGGCCAAGGACGAGTTCTTGGCGATGCTGGGCCATGAGCTGCGGAACCCGCTGGCGCCGATTCGGACCGCGCTCGAGCTCATGGATCTACACCTGGGCGAGCACGAGCTGCGCCAGGAGCGCGACGTTGTCGAAAGACAGGTCGGTCATCTCGTGCGCATGGTCGACGACCTGCTCGACGTGGCTCGCATCGCGCGCGGCAAGCTGGTGCTTAAACGTGAGCCGCTCGATCTGGCGCGGGTTGTCGGGGAGGCCGTCGAGACGGCCAGCCCGCTCTTCGAGTCCAAGGGGCACCGCCTCACGGTCGACGTACCCTCCGGAGTCTTCGTCGTGGACGGCGACCCCGATCGGCTGTCGCAGGTGATGGCCAATCTGCTGATCAACGCCGCCAAGTACACCCGACCCGGGGGCGAGGTCCACGTCTCTGCGGAGACCAAGGGCGGCGCGGCGGAGGTATGTGTGCGCGATGACGGGCGCGGCCTGCCTCCGGAGCTGCTCGCGCGCCTCTTCTATCCGTTCGAGCAGAGCCCCCAGTCCATCGCGCGCTCGAACGGCGGGCTCGGGCTCGGGCTCGCCATCGCGCTGAACATCGTCGAGCAGCACGGCGGAACCCTGGTCGCCGAGAGCGACGGAGAAGGCCAGGGCAGCACCTTCACGGTGCGTCTCCCATTGATCGACGCCTCGACGCTGCGAGAGCACGAGCGGGCCCTGCGAGCACAGCGGCGGAGCGCGCAGGAGATGGCCACGGTCCGCCGTATCGGGCGAATTCTGCTCGTCGACGACAACGAAGACGCCGCGCAGCTCCTCGCTGCGCGCCTCACGAAGCGGGGCTACGAGGTGACCGTCGCGTATGATGGTGCGCGGGCGATGGAGGTCGTCGCGGGGTTCCAGCCGGATGTGTGCGTGCTCGACATCGGCCTTCCCGTCATGGACGGCTACGAGCTCGCGCACCGGCTCAGGGCCGAGCTCGATCCGACGCCGCGCTTCATCGCGCTGACGGGATACGGCCAGCGAGCCGACAAAGAGCGCGCTCGCGAAGCGGGCTTCGACCGCCACTTCACCAAGCCGGTCGGCTTTCAAGATCTCGTGGACGCGATCGACGAAGAAGGGTGA